A section of the Streptomyces sp. CG1 genome encodes:
- a CDS encoding glycoside hydrolase family 6 protein — MVTAASVVTLAGSITGVISALGTDRGSDQARTEATRPPAPALMPGTPSPSPTGGSPAARTPTPRPAPPGSAPAPTDGKQPTAPVPPLLYRHPDSQVLDWVGAHPGDPRTAVIASRIADRPAAVWFADPDPGTIAARVRAVTAGAVALRQVPVLVPYAIPDRDCGGASKGGAPDLASYDAWIDAFARGLGSGEAIVILEPDSVAQSDCLPHADRAARFASLARAGRVLKAADPRARVYYDAGHSGWNPPDKQAALLRQAGAADSDGVFSNVSNFRTTADEIAYDRRVLAALGGPARLGAVIDTSRNGNGAPPDGQWCDPAGRKIGRTPTLDTGEARIDAYLWVKPPGESDGCRGTAGTFTPSYAYDLARGDSAPPASAS, encoded by the coding sequence ATGGTGACGGCGGCCTCGGTGGTGACCCTGGCCGGCTCCATCACCGGGGTGATCTCGGCGCTCGGCACCGACCGCGGCTCCGACCAGGCCCGGACCGAGGCGACCCGCCCGCCCGCTCCTGCGCTCATGCCGGGCACACCGTCACCGTCGCCCACGGGGGGCTCGCCGGCCGCCCGCACACCGACGCCCCGGCCGGCCCCGCCGGGCAGCGCGCCCGCCCCGACCGACGGAAAGCAGCCGACCGCCCCCGTGCCACCGCTCCTGTACCGCCACCCCGACTCCCAGGTGCTGGACTGGGTCGGCGCCCACCCCGGAGATCCGCGCACCGCCGTCATCGCCTCCCGGATCGCCGACCGGCCGGCCGCCGTGTGGTTCGCCGACCCGGATCCGGGCACCATCGCCGCCCGGGTGCGCGCGGTGACCGCGGGCGCGGTGGCGCTGCGCCAAGTCCCGGTGCTCGTGCCGTACGCCATCCCGGACCGGGACTGCGGCGGCGCCTCCAAAGGCGGCGCGCCGGACCTCGCCTCCTACGACGCCTGGATCGACGCCTTCGCCCGGGGGCTGGGCTCGGGTGAGGCGATCGTCATCCTGGAGCCGGACTCCGTCGCCCAGTCCGACTGCCTGCCCCACGCCGACCGCGCCGCCCGGTTCGCCTCGCTGGCCCGCGCGGGCCGCGTGCTCAAGGCGGCCGATCCACGGGCGCGGGTCTACTACGACGCCGGCCACTCCGGCTGGAACCCGCCGGACAAGCAGGCCGCCCTGCTGCGCCAGGCGGGCGCGGCCGACTCCGACGGCGTCTTCAGTAACGTCTCCAACTTCCGCACCACCGCTGACGAGATCGCCTACGACCGTCGGGTCCTGGCTGCGCTCGGAGGCCCCGCGCGCCTCGGCGCCGTGATCGACACCAGCCGCAACGGCAACGGCGCCCCGCCGGACGGCCAGTGGTGCGACCCGGCCGGGCGGAAGATCGGCCGGACCCCGACCCTCGACACCGGCGAGGCCAGGATCGACGCCTACCTGTGGGTGAAGCCGCCGGGGGAGTCCGACGGCTGCCGGGGCACGGCCGGCACGTTCACCCCGTCGTACGCCTACGACTTGGCGCGCGGAGACTCCGCGCCGCCGGCCTCCGCGTCGTAG
- a CDS encoding DUF5995 family protein produces the protein MAQLEHFTTPVDAVVSRMRAIEAALPERDGVAVFNRVYLTVTEEVDRRLDAGEFPDRRAAIALDVRFAERYLAAVDAAAADRRPPACWRPLFQLRHHPGVRPLQFALAGINAHIGHDLALAVVDACRTLGCEPPELEDEFDRVGDLLGSLEERVREDLMPGPDLLQIADPLTHLLASWSLERARDAAWAAARALWALRHCTDVAEEFTERLDAVVGFAGRMLLTPLGD, from the coding sequence ATGGCGCAGTTGGAACACTTCACCACCCCCGTCGACGCGGTCGTCTCCCGGATGCGCGCCATCGAGGCCGCCCTGCCCGAGCGGGACGGTGTCGCCGTGTTCAACCGCGTCTACCTCACCGTCACCGAGGAGGTCGACCGGCGCCTGGACGCCGGGGAGTTCCCCGACCGACGGGCGGCGATCGCGCTGGACGTGCGGTTCGCCGAGCGCTATCTGGCGGCGGTCGACGCGGCGGCCGCGGACCGCCGTCCGCCCGCCTGCTGGCGTCCGCTGTTCCAGCTCCGCCACCATCCCGGAGTACGGCCGCTGCAGTTCGCGCTGGCGGGCATCAACGCGCACATCGGGCACGATCTGGCGCTCGCCGTGGTGGACGCCTGCCGTACGCTCGGCTGCGAACCGCCCGAGCTGGAGGACGAGTTCGACCGCGTGGGCGATCTCCTCGGCTCGCTGGAGGAGCGCGTCCGCGAGGATCTGATGCCGGGTCCCGATCTGCTCCAGATCGCCGACCCGCTCACCCATCTGCTGGCCTCGTGGAGCCTGGAGCGGGCCCGCGACGCGGCCTGGGCGGCGGCCCGGGCCCTGTGGGCGCTGCGCCACTGCACCGATGTCGCCGAGGAGTTCACCGAACGGCTGGACGCGGTGGTGGGATTCGCGGGACGGATGCTGCTCACGCCTCTCGGTGACTGA
- a CDS encoding TetR/AcrR family transcriptional regulator, giving the protein MEPLETQGADAFSMRGLATALNIKSPSLYCHVRSKEELFDLVIEQSVSHREA; this is encoded by the coding sequence CTGGAACCCCTCGAGACCCAGGGCGCCGACGCCTTCAGCATGCGTGGCCTCGCCACGGCGCTGAACATCAAGTCGCCCTCCTTGTACTGTCATGTGCGCAGCAAGGAGGAGCTGTTCGACCTGGTCATCGAACAGAGCGTCAGTCACCGAGAGGCGTGA
- a CDS encoding flavin monoamine oxidase family protein, whose product MTSTVPNAVEHTDEQQPPITMFGPDFPYAYDDFLAHPAGLGQIPATEHGTEVAVIGGGLSGIVAAYELMKMGLKPVVYEADQIGGRLRTVGFEGCEESLTAEMGAMRFPPSSTALQHYIDMVGLETRPFPNPLAEATPSTVVDLKGESHYAETIDDLPQVYRDVAEAWNKCLEDGADFSDMNRAMRERDVPRIREIWAQLVEKLDNQTFYGFLCDSEAFKSFRHREIFGQVGFGTGGWDTDFPNSILEILRVVYTEADDHHRGIVGGSQQLPLRLWEREPEKIVHWPYGTSLKSLHVDGEPRPAVTRLHRTAGNQITVTDANGDIRTYEVAVFTAQSWMLLSKIACDDSLFPIDHWTAIERTHYMESSKLFVPVDRPFWLDKAVDDRGNPTGRDVMSMTLTDRMTRGTYLLDDGPDKPAVICLSYTWCDDSLKWLPLSANERMEVMLKSLGEIYPKVDIRKHIIGNPVTVSWENEPYFMGAFKANLPGHYRYQRRLFTHFMQDRLPEDKRGIFLAGDDISWTAGWAEGAIQTALNAVWGVMHHFGGETDPANPGPGDVYDEIAPVELPED is encoded by the coding sequence ATGACGTCCACGGTGCCCAACGCCGTCGAGCACACCGACGAGCAGCAGCCGCCGATCACCATGTTCGGCCCGGACTTCCCCTACGCCTACGACGACTTCCTCGCCCACCCGGCGGGCCTCGGCCAGATACCCGCGACCGAGCACGGCACCGAGGTCGCCGTCATCGGCGGCGGTCTGTCCGGCATCGTGGCCGCGTACGAGCTGATGAAGATGGGCCTCAAGCCCGTCGTCTACGAGGCCGACCAGATCGGCGGCCGGCTGCGCACGGTCGGCTTCGAGGGCTGCGAGGAGTCGCTGACCGCCGAGATGGGCGCGATGCGCTTCCCGCCGTCCTCCACCGCCCTGCAGCACTACATCGACATGGTGGGCCTGGAGACCAGGCCGTTCCCGAACCCGCTGGCCGAGGCCACCCCCTCGACCGTCGTCGACCTCAAGGGCGAGTCGCACTACGCCGAGACCATCGACGACCTGCCCCAGGTGTACCGGGACGTCGCCGAGGCCTGGAACAAGTGCCTCGAGGACGGCGCCGACTTCTCCGACATGAACCGCGCCATGCGCGAGCGCGACGTCCCGCGCATCCGCGAGATCTGGGCGCAGCTGGTCGAGAAGCTCGACAACCAGACCTTCTACGGCTTCCTCTGCGACTCCGAGGCCTTCAAGTCCTTCCGGCACCGCGAGATCTTCGGCCAGGTCGGCTTCGGCACCGGCGGCTGGGACACCGACTTCCCGAACTCCATCCTGGAGATCCTGCGCGTCGTCTACACCGAGGCCGACGACCACCACCGCGGCATCGTGGGCGGCTCCCAGCAGCTGCCGCTGCGTCTGTGGGAGCGTGAGCCCGAGAAGATCGTCCACTGGCCGTACGGCACCTCGCTGAAGTCCCTGCACGTGGACGGCGAGCCGCGCCCGGCCGTGACCCGGCTGCACCGCACCGCGGGCAACCAGATCACGGTGACGGACGCGAACGGCGACATCCGCACCTACGAGGTGGCCGTCTTCACCGCCCAGTCCTGGATGCTGCTCTCCAAGATCGCCTGCGACGACTCGCTCTTCCCGATCGACCACTGGACGGCGATCGAGCGCACCCACTACATGGAGTCCAGCAAGCTCTTCGTCCCCGTCGACCGGCCGTTCTGGCTGGACAAGGCCGTCGACGACAGGGGAAATCCGACCGGCCGGGACGTCATGTCGATGACGCTCACCGACCGCATGACCCGCGGCACCTATCTGCTGGACGACGGTCCCGACAAGCCCGCCGTCATCTGCCTCTCCTACACCTGGTGCGACGACAGCCTCAAGTGGTTGCCGCTGTCCGCGAACGAGCGGATGGAGGTCATGCTGAAGTCGCTCGGCGAGATCTACCCGAAGGTCGACATCCGGAAGCACATCATCGGCAACCCGGTGACGGTCTCCTGGGAGAACGAGCCCTACTTCATGGGCGCGTTCAAGGCCAACCTGCCCGGCCACTACCGCTACCAGCGGCGCCTGTTCACCCACTTCATGCAGGATCGGCTGCCCGAGGACAAGCGGGGCATCTTCCTCGCCGGCGACGACATCTCCTGGACGGCCGGCTGGGCCGAGGGCGCGATCCAGACCGCGCTGAACGCGGTCTGGGGCGTCATGCACCACTTCGGCGGCGAGACCGACCCGGCCAACCCGGGCCCCGGCGACGTCTACGACGAGATCGCCCCGGTCGAACTCCCCGAGGACTGA
- a CDS encoding carbon-nitrogen hydrolase family protein → MRTALLQSSGRPGSIAENLKVLDEAAGRAAAAGAALLAAPEMFLTGYAIGDAIGRLAEPADGDSADAMAETATRHGIAIAYGYPERDGETVYNSAQLISADGTRLANYRKTHLFGCFERDHFTPGEQPVVQAELNGLTVGLMICYDVEFPENVRAHALAGTDLLVVPTAQMHPFQFVAESMIPVRAWENQMYVAYVNRVGQEGEFEFVGLSVLAGPDGVARARAGRAEQLVLADADPSFLAASREANPYLQDRRPGLYGSLS, encoded by the coding sequence ATGCGCACCGCCCTGCTCCAGAGCTCCGGCCGCCCCGGCTCCATCGCCGAGAACCTCAAGGTCCTCGACGAGGCCGCGGGCCGGGCCGCCGCCGCGGGTGCCGCGCTGCTCGCCGCACCGGAGATGTTCCTGACCGGGTACGCGATCGGCGACGCCATCGGCCGCCTCGCCGAGCCCGCCGACGGAGACTCCGCCGACGCGATGGCCGAGACCGCCACCCGGCACGGCATCGCGATCGCCTACGGCTACCCGGAGCGCGACGGCGAGACCGTCTACAACTCCGCCCAGCTGATCTCCGCCGACGGCACCCGGCTCGCGAACTACCGCAAGACCCACCTCTTCGGCTGCTTCGAGCGCGACCACTTCACACCGGGCGAGCAGCCGGTCGTCCAGGCCGAGCTGAACGGCCTCACCGTCGGCCTGATGATCTGCTACGACGTCGAGTTCCCGGAGAACGTCCGCGCCCACGCCCTGGCCGGCACCGACCTCCTCGTCGTCCCGACCGCGCAGATGCATCCCTTCCAGTTCGTCGCCGAGTCGATGATCCCGGTGCGCGCCTGGGAGAACCAGATGTACGTCGCCTACGTCAACCGGGTCGGCCAGGAAGGGGAGTTCGAGTTCGTCGGGCTCTCGGTCCTCGCCGGTCCCGACGGAGTCGCCCGGGCCAGGGCCGGCCGCGCCGAACAGCTGGTCCTCGCGGACGCCGACCCCTCCTTCCTGGCCGCCTCCCGCGAGGCCAACCCGTATCTGCAGGACCGCCGCCCCGGTCTGTACGGGTCGCTCAGCTGA
- a CDS encoding Repetin: MKRRTKIAAVTLTVALLITAGTAGAALASGGGTPRTEREAAALTGTAKLYRSAGDDITFSFDAHLARKNTMDPRKATGTFEFSHYLHGQGAWAKAKVDCLVTGGPVAVVSGVITASDLPGAMGKRVGVTVHDLGRHDRLGYSWAGVGSPTDTKDLPPCVSSAPFEQVKQGTGDFKVVPWQPRL, encoded by the coding sequence ATGAAGCGTCGTACGAAGATCGCCGCCGTCACCCTCACCGTCGCCCTGCTGATCACCGCCGGTACGGCCGGGGCGGCGCTGGCCTCGGGTGGCGGGACCCCCCGCACCGAGCGCGAGGCCGCGGCGCTGACCGGTACGGCCAAGCTGTACCGCTCGGCCGGGGACGACATCACCTTCTCCTTCGACGCGCATCTGGCGCGGAAGAACACCATGGACCCGCGCAAGGCCACCGGCACCTTCGAGTTCAGCCACTACCTGCACGGTCAGGGAGCCTGGGCCAAGGCCAAGGTCGACTGCCTGGTCACCGGCGGCCCGGTCGCCGTCGTCTCCGGTGTGATCACCGCGTCCGACCTGCCGGGGGCCATGGGCAAGCGGGTCGGTGTCACGGTCCACGACCTCGGCCGGCACGACCGGCTGGGCTACAGCTGGGCGGGGGTCGGCAGCCCCACGGACACCAAGGACCTGCCGCCGTGCGTGTCGTCGGCTCCCTTCGAGCAGGTGAAGCAGGGCACGGGCGACTTCAAGGTCGTGCCCTGGCAGCCCAGGCTCTAG
- a CDS encoding DUF4232 domain-containing protein translates to MRVQKLSLLAIAAVAGLSLTACNSSDKGSSDSSGSSTPSQSAASQDSGSSSTGGSGVSSGKGTGTGQSGTSGGGTAAGGGSGACKTAHLAFSTSGGMAEGELIVNLKNTGSTSCTLKGFPGVDLRSKDGSLSAKRGRLAAVPVSVKPGAETRFTLHYQPNNSGGTGETFTSLVVTPPNETHSHTLPVSINVPVSDGSASAITVDPVGTGK, encoded by the coding sequence ATGCGCGTCCAGAAGCTCTCGCTGCTCGCCATCGCCGCCGTAGCCGGTCTGTCGCTCACCGCCTGCAACAGCAGTGACAAGGGCTCCTCCGACTCGAGCGGCTCCTCCACCCCGAGCCAGAGCGCCGCCTCCCAGGACTCCGGTTCCTCTAGCACGGGCGGCAGCGGTGTGTCCTCCGGCAAGGGCACCGGCACCGGTCAGTCCGGCACCAGCGGCGGTGGTACGGCCGCAGGCGGCGGTTCCGGCGCGTGCAAGACCGCCCACCTCGCCTTCAGCACCTCCGGTGGCATGGCGGAGGGCGAGCTGATCGTGAACCTGAAGAACACCGGCTCCACGTCCTGCACCCTGAAGGGCTTCCCCGGCGTCGACCTCAGGAGCAAGGACGGCAGCCTCAGCGCGAAGCGCGGGAGGCTCGCCGCGGTGCCGGTGAGCGTCAAGCCGGGCGCGGAGACCCGCTTCACCCTGCACTACCAGCCGAACAACTCCGGCGGCACCGGCGAGACGTTCACCAGCCTCGTCGTCACCCCGCCGAACGAGACCCACTCCCACACGCTGCCCGTCAGCATCAACGTGCCCGTCTCGGACGGCAGCGCCTCCGCCATCACCGTCGACCCGGTCGGCACCGGCAAGTAG